The following are from one region of the Trichocoleus sp. genome:
- the gyrA gene encoding DNA gyrase subunit A — MSIPQERIVPTDLRNEMSRSYLEYAMSVIVGRALPDARDGLKPVHRRILYAMHELGLTHDRPFRKCARVVGEVLGKYHPHGDTAVYDALVRMAQDFSMRHPLINGHGNFGSIDNDPPAAMRYTECRLQALTGGALLQDIESETVDFTDNFDGSQQEPLVLPARLPQLLLNGSSGIAVGMATNIPPHNLSELLDGVIALIQNPDITDLELMQYIPGPDFPTGGQILGTSGIREAYTTGRGSITMRGVAAIETIEQRGRPDRDAIIITELPYQTNKAAMIERIAEMVNEHRIEGISDIRDESDRDGMRIVIELRRDAYPRVVLNNLYKQTPLQANFGVNMLALVDGEPQILGLKQCLQVFLDFRIETITRRTRYELRKAEERDHVLQGYLIALANLDAIIALIRHAADTVTAKQELIATYSLSEVQADAILQMQLRRLTALESDKIQQEHEDLQRRITDLRDILARRERILQIIETEVSDLRSSFGNPRRTVIESMDGGLEDIDLIANEQAIILLTEQGYLKRMPMSNFVAQSRATRGKAGARMKEDDGVKHFLTCCDHDSILFFSDRGIAYCVKAYQIPVSSRNARGTPIVQMLPISHEEQITSIVSVAEFTDDDYLVMLTQKGFIKKTELSAFSNIRANGLIAISLEAGDQLRWVRRARAEDSIMISSRQGMAIHFRATHEQLRPLGRPTRGVKSMALRAGDELISMDILPSQVVATIAENDAPEAEAEEELDLECSRQGPWALVITTGGLGKRVPVSQFRLQNRAGMGLRSIKFRKAGDRLAALQVVNENDEIVLVTSRGIIIRQAVNAISCQSRAATGVRVQRLDGDDAIVAVALVPLSNGEEALVNGDEEVVNGDEEVVEE, encoded by the coding sequence ATGAGTATTCCCCAGGAGCGGATTGTTCCCACGGATCTGCGGAACGAAATGTCCCGATCGTACTTGGAATACGCCATGAGCGTGATCGTCGGTCGGGCACTACCAGATGCCAGAGACGGTCTGAAGCCAGTTCACCGCCGCATTCTTTACGCAATGCATGAGTTGGGGTTAACCCACGATCGCCCCTTCCGGAAATGCGCCCGTGTGGTCGGGGAAGTGTTGGGTAAGTACCACCCTCATGGCGATACTGCCGTTTATGATGCGCTGGTACGGATGGCACAAGACTTCTCCATGCGCCACCCGCTGATCAACGGACATGGTAATTTCGGGTCGATCGACAACGATCCTCCCGCCGCAATGCGATATACGGAGTGTCGGCTTCAAGCACTCACAGGTGGCGCACTTTTACAGGATATTGAATCTGAAACCGTTGATTTTACAGACAACTTCGACGGCTCTCAGCAAGAACCGCTTGTGCTGCCTGCACGTCTGCCCCAACTGCTGCTAAACGGCTCCTCCGGGATCGCCGTGGGCATGGCGACGAACATCCCGCCCCACAATCTGAGTGAACTGCTTGATGGCGTCATCGCCCTGATTCAGAATCCAGACATTACTGATCTGGAGCTAATGCAGTACATTCCTGGTCCAGACTTCCCGACAGGTGGTCAGATTCTAGGAACGAGCGGCATCCGAGAAGCTTATACAACTGGGCGCGGCTCGATCACCATGCGGGGTGTGGCAGCAATCGAAACCATTGAACAGCGCGGCAGACCCGACCGCGATGCCATCATCATTACAGAACTGCCTTACCAAACGAACAAGGCAGCGATGATTGAGCGGATCGCTGAGATGGTGAATGAACACCGCATTGAAGGTATTTCTGATATCCGGGATGAGAGCGATCGAGATGGAATGCGGATCGTGATTGAACTGCGCCGCGATGCTTACCCGCGTGTGGTGCTGAACAATCTGTATAAGCAGACTCCGCTGCAAGCCAACTTCGGCGTGAATATGCTGGCATTGGTGGATGGGGAACCGCAAATCCTGGGGCTGAAGCAATGCCTGCAAGTATTCCTCGACTTCCGAATTGAGACGATCACCCGTCGCACTCGCTATGAACTTCGCAAGGCAGAAGAACGTGACCATGTTCTGCAAGGCTATTTGATTGCGCTGGCAAATCTGGATGCAATTATTGCGCTCATTCGCCACGCGGCTGATACCGTTACCGCAAAGCAAGAACTCATCGCTACCTACAGCCTGTCTGAAGTACAAGCCGATGCGATTTTGCAAATGCAGTTGCGCCGATTGACGGCTCTGGAGTCTGACAAGATTCAGCAGGAACACGAAGATCTGCAGCGTCGAATTACCGATCTGCGGGATATCTTGGCGCGACGTGAGCGAATTCTGCAAATCATTGAAACTGAAGTCTCAGACCTGCGATCGTCCTTCGGCAATCCTCGCCGTACCGTGATCGAGTCGATGGATGGTGGGCTGGAAGACATTGACCTGATTGCAAATGAGCAAGCCATTATCCTGCTGACGGAACAGGGATATCTCAAGCGAATGCCCATGAGCAACTTTGTGGCGCAAAGCCGAGCCACCAGAGGCAAAGCGGGTGCCCGAATGAAGGAAGACGATGGCGTTAAGCACTTCCTCACCTGCTGTGATCATGACAGCATCCTGTTCTTCAGCGATCGGGGTATTGCTTATTGCGTCAAGGCATATCAAATCCCAGTCAGTTCGCGCAATGCAAGGGGAACGCCGATCGTCCAGATGTTGCCCATCTCCCACGAAGAGCAAATTACCTCGATCGTTTCAGTGGCAGAGTTCACCGACGACGATTATCTGGTAATGCTGACCCAGAAGGGCTTTATCAAAAAAACCGAGCTTTCTGCCTTCAGTAACATTCGCGCGAATGGACTGATTGCTATCTCTCTGGAAGCAGGCGACCAATTGCGCTGGGTGCGTCGTGCTAGGGCTGAAGATAGCATTATGATTAGCTCGCGGCAGGGTATGGCAATTCATTTCCGAGCTACCCATGAGCAACTGCGTCCGTTGGGCAGACCGACGAGAGGCGTGAAGTCAATGGCGCTGCGGGCAGGCGATGAACTGATCAGTATGGATATCCTACCGAGCCAGGTTGTCGCCACGATCGCTGAAAATGATGCTCCTGAAGCAGAGGCAGAAGAAGAACTTGATCTGGAATGTTCGCGGCAAGGTCCTTGGGCACTCGTGATTACGACTGGCGGTTTAGGCAAGCGGGTTCCAGTGTCTCAGTTCCGGCTACAAAACCGGGCAGGAATGGGATTGCGATCGATCAAATTCCGCAAAGCGGGCGATCGATTGGCGGCGCTGCAAGTGGTGAATGAGAATGATGAGATCGTTTTGGTGACGAGTCGAGGCATTATTATTCGTCAGGCAGTGAATGCAATTTCCTGTCAGTCGCGGGCGGCAACCGGGGTAAGAGTCCAACGGCTGGACGGTGATGATGCGATCGTTGCCGTAGCATTGGTTCCGCTTTCTAACGGTGAGGAAGCACTTGTCAACGGCGATGAAGAAGTTGTCAACGGCGATGAAGAAGTTGTAGAAGAATAA
- a CDS encoding lecithin retinol acyltransferase family protein, which produces MARGDQIYVMRPLMSVEGVYEHHGIDCGDGTVIHYHKGNDAVITRTTMEAFARGTPVYTKQQPIAFIPDVVIERAESRLGERQYNLLTNNCEHFANWCKTGRNESRQLIDYGLDLSQLQSLDRRLIDEAAQGGDAVTAMQLLGNAFDNVSLAQSQLQSQYNQAQLEMNTWERVAKQALKQGREDLARAALERKINFKKQAENAKQQMAQLISVQQTLNQNSQLLKQRVTISS; this is translated from the coding sequence ATGGCAAGAGGCGATCAAATCTATGTTATGCGCCCCCTAATGAGTGTGGAGGGTGTCTATGAGCATCATGGGATTGACTGCGGTGATGGCACAGTGATCCACTACCACAAAGGCAATGACGCGGTGATTACTCGCACGACAATGGAGGCATTTGCGAGAGGGACACCCGTCTACACAAAGCAACAGCCGATCGCCTTTATCCCAGATGTAGTGATTGAACGGGCAGAAAGCCGATTAGGCGAAAGACAATATAACCTGCTCACGAACAATTGTGAACATTTTGCTAATTGGTGTAAAACGGGCAGAAATGAGAGTCGGCAGCTCATCGACTATGGACTCGATCTTTCCCAACTGCAATCGCTCGATCGTCGCTTGATTGATGAAGCCGCACAAGGAGGTGATGCTGTTACGGCAATGCAGCTTTTAGGCAATGCCTTTGACAACGTGTCGCTGGCTCAATCGCAATTGCAATCGCAGTACAACCAGGCACAACTCGAAATGAACACCTGGGAGCGGGTCGCGAAGCAAGCACTCAAGCAAGGCAGAGAAGATTTAGCGCGGGCTGCCCTGGAACGCAAAATTAACTTCAAGAAGCAAGCAGAAAATGCGAAACAGCAAATGGCACAGCTGATTAGCGTTCAGCAAACGCTCAATCAAAACAGCCAATTACTGAAGCAGCGAGTGACCATCAGTTCATGA
- the trxA gene encoding thioredoxin has translation MSSVVTISDAEFSSEVLSAPQPVLVYFWASWCGPCRLMSPVMDWAANQYGDRLKVVKMEVDPNPESVAQYKVEGVPALRLFKSGEMVEAIEGAMTKQKVEQMLSVSLN, from the coding sequence ATGAGTAGTGTAGTCACTATTTCTGACGCAGAGTTTTCTAGTGAGGTTTTAAGCGCACCTCAACCCGTTCTCGTCTACTTCTGGGCTTCCTGGTGCGGTCCTTGTCGGCTGATGTCCCCTGTGATGGATTGGGCAGCAAACCAATATGGCGATCGGCTCAAGGTAGTCAAAATGGAAGTAGACCCGAACCCAGAATCAGTGGCTCAATATAAAGTCGAGGGTGTCCCTGCTCTCCGGCTGTTTAAATCGGGTGAGATGGTCGAAGCAATCGAAGGGGCAATGACAAAGCAAAAAGTGGAACAGATGCTGTCAGTCAGTCTGAATTAA
- a CDS encoding PPC domain-containing protein, with protein sequence MSYQSAAGQSWNQGRLDSLSRPQLQLDQALSRNPTDTQSNFRMVRSSSSRNKFRFIQDGSGLRIQPVSPGANANFIGTSQATASKLGDLSGKSDYTWNGTVGTSSPSNYFQFSLSRSLRFKLSLSQLSANADLQILKANGAEVSRSTRSDRRDEKIQGNLRSGTYFIRVSAKDSANANYTLKLKGNGSAPDAGNSTSSALDAGNLSRTKRSYKGKVDSRDTSDVYRFTLSENGAVNLGLGKLRGDADLQLLDSSGAEVGRSNNDGQVAESIAKSLNAGTYFARVTAFDGSKAEYTLDLSSGGGSSTSVVTPTPSPTPSSNPGSSSGDPGNSIGSAESQSAAFSRTGQVTSTDQDFYRFSVNQSGVFTANLTGLTGDADVRLIQDKNNNGTLDQGEIIAWAPEWGSTNESIRRFLSSGNYLVEVLGFGNQTINYTVNTNFTPAASDDRKFSIQLNYGDGLSTLNSGVRSAVSEAAKFWEDVVTSSTFNGPHNLAIDVVGVAAPQDWLAAATNRSGTTDATGKWMPTTGTVRLNTSYSSSYNSDPTYLKTLLIHEFAHVLGIGTVWEKQGRSLVSRTSNTYNANTYAGKAYGELLGTYTPTAIPLEAGAMGHWDEAKFGDELLTPYAEGANVKMPLSQVTLASLRDVGWNVNYGATDSFTLSQSILSPAGSPQSTVSAYGQAVKPKCKCSYCSGAATALGLNLVGSSFGSSLSTAIGV encoded by the coding sequence ATGTCATATCAGTCTGCCGCTGGGCAATCCTGGAATCAGGGTCGCCTGGACAGCCTATCCCGCCCACAACTACAGCTCGATCAAGCGCTTTCCCGGAATCCTACCGATACTCAATCAAATTTCCGGATGGTTCGGAGTTCTAGTTCTCGTAACAAGTTTCGCTTCATTCAAGACGGTAGCGGACTCCGAATTCAGCCTGTTAGCCCAGGGGCGAATGCTAATTTCATCGGCACAAGTCAGGCGACTGCTAGCAAACTCGGCGATTTAAGCGGCAAGTCAGACTACACCTGGAATGGCACAGTTGGCACCTCTAGCCCTAGTAACTATTTTCAATTCAGCCTGTCTCGATCGCTGCGGTTCAAGCTTTCCTTAAGCCAACTGAGCGCGAATGCTGACCTGCAAATTCTTAAAGCAAATGGGGCTGAAGTCTCTCGATCAACGCGCAGCGATCGACGGGATGAAAAAATTCAAGGAAATCTCCGTTCTGGAACCTACTTTATTCGAGTTTCTGCCAAAGATAGTGCGAATGCCAACTACACCCTGAAGCTGAAAGGGAACGGCAGCGCCCCAGATGCAGGAAACAGTACTTCCTCTGCTCTAGATGCTGGCAACCTCAGCCGGACAAAGCGCAGCTACAAGGGCAAAGTGGATAGTCGAGATACCAGTGATGTCTATCGCTTTACCCTCTCTGAGAACGGCGCCGTGAACCTGGGCCTAGGCAAGCTGCGTGGTGATGCTGATTTACAGCTACTCGATAGTTCTGGTGCAGAAGTTGGGCGATCGAATAATGATGGGCAGGTCGCTGAGTCTATTGCTAAATCGCTGAATGCCGGAACCTATTTTGCTCGAGTAACGGCTTTTGATGGCTCTAAAGCTGAATATACGCTTGATCTTTCATCGGGCGGTGGTAGTTCTACCTCCGTTGTTACTCCAACTCCCAGCCCCACGCCTTCTAGCAATCCCGGTTCATCCAGTGGTGATCCTGGCAACTCGATCGGTTCGGCTGAGTCTCAGTCTGCGGCTTTCTCGCGCACAGGTCAGGTAACTTCCACGGATCAAGATTTCTATCGGTTTAGCGTCAATCAATCGGGTGTGTTTACTGCAAATCTCACAGGCTTAACTGGAGATGCGGATGTCCGGCTGATTCAAGACAAAAACAACAACGGCACGCTCGATCAAGGCGAAATTATAGCTTGGGCACCGGAGTGGGGCAGCACCAATGAATCGATCCGTCGATTCCTGTCGTCAGGCAATTATCTGGTTGAGGTTTTAGGCTTTGGGAATCAGACGATTAACTATACGGTGAACACCAACTTCACGCCTGCTGCAAGCGACGATCGCAAATTCTCCATCCAGCTGAACTATGGAGATGGTCTGAGTACACTTAATTCGGGCGTTCGGAGTGCAGTCAGTGAAGCCGCAAAATTCTGGGAGGATGTCGTTACCTCCAGCACGTTTAACGGTCCTCATAATCTGGCAATTGATGTGGTCGGGGTTGCAGCTCCCCAAGACTGGCTTGCCGCGGCGACCAATCGATCGGGCACAACCGATGCCACGGGGAAATGGATGCCGACAACGGGAACGGTTCGCCTCAACACCAGCTACAGCAGTTCCTATAACAGCGACCCGACCTATCTCAAGACCTTACTGATTCATGAATTTGCCCATGTTCTGGGAATTGGTACAGTTTGGGAGAAGCAAGGACGCAGCCTGGTTAGCCGCACCAGCAACACCTACAATGCCAACACCTACGCTGGAAAAGCTTATGGTGAGCTGCTTGGAACTTATACACCAACAGCAATTCCCTTAGAAGCAGGAGCAATGGGACATTGGGATGAAGCCAAATTTGGTGATGAACTTCTCACGCCTTATGCGGAAGGGGCAAATGTGAAAATGCCGCTCAGCCAGGTGACGCTTGCTTCCCTACGGGATGTTGGCTGGAATGTGAATTATGGCGCAACTGATTCTTTTACCCTCTCGCAGTCTATTCTGAGTCCGGCAGGTAGTCCGCAATCCACTGTCTCTGCTTATGGGCAGGCAGTAAAGCCGAAGTGCAAATGCTCTTATTGCTCTGGAGCGGCGACTGCACTGGGCTTAAATTTGGTTGGCTCTTCTTTTGGCTCTTCTTTAAGTACAGCGATCGGCGTTTAG
- a CDS encoding GH116 family glycosyl hydrolase, which produces MKNLNLLSQIPTCAWSRAIGLGWQQPYTVRYASNIDDGPWHGMPLGGFGAGCFGRSSRGDFNLWHLDGGEHLFQTMPACQFSIFEQGGDRPAQAYALCTEAPADGTLASWQWYPSSKDASSEDAAGQSGDGNRGDYYALYPRSWFVYRNVFQAELTCDQFSPIWAENYQETSYPVAVFLWTAKNPSDRPLTLSIMLTWENMVGWFTNASKLPEVKVRDDGSPVYEYQPRLGESQGNWNRWLGSGCLMGRREDAGSPEEGDGQWAILTDPANAELFYQTRWNPIGDGAEIWETFAQDGSLANVADEMPAGESERIGTAVALRFTLAPGETRQIPFVLAWDFPVTEFAEGVTYFRRYTDFFGRNGQNASAIAQTALQNYAHWQQQIQQWQQPILDRADLPDWLKMALFNELYDLTGGGTLWSAATDRDPVGQFAVLECLDYRWYESLDVRLYGSFALLLLFPELDKAVLRAFARAIPAADNTPRVIGYYYTQGVESPIAQRKIANATPHDLGAPNEHVWEKTNYTSYQDCNLWKDLGSDFVLQVYRDFVFTGRTDIPFLKECWSAITATIDYLKTFDEDGDGIPENSGAPDQTFDDWRLQGVSAYCGGLWIAALEAAVAIGQILEGEESQRDGEAGNLAAYAQSIALYQTWLEQARPLYQEKLWNGQYYRLDSGSGSDVVMADQLCGQFYARLLKLPDVVPIDCAQVALKTVYDACFINFNRFVTQAFPGKFSEKSAAGITDLLGAANGVRPDGSPVNLNDTHPLEVWTGINFGLAAFLIQMGLRSEALQLTEAVVRQIYDNGLQFRTPEAITAVGTFRASHYLRAMAIWAVYWMLSDSADSAD; this is translated from the coding sequence ATGAAAAATCTCAATCTTCTCTCCCAAATCCCCACCTGTGCCTGGAGTCGAGCGATCGGCTTGGGGTGGCAGCAGCCCTACACCGTTCGATATGCCAGCAATATAGATGATGGTCCCTGGCATGGGATGCCGCTGGGTGGGTTTGGGGCAGGTTGCTTTGGGCGGTCTTCGCGGGGCGACTTTAATCTTTGGCACCTTGACGGCGGGGAGCATTTATTTCAAACCATGCCTGCCTGTCAATTCAGCATCTTTGAGCAGGGGGGCGATCGTCCGGCTCAGGCTTATGCACTCTGTACGGAAGCTCCGGCAGATGGAACGTTGGCGAGTTGGCAGTGGTATCCAAGCAGTAAAGACGCAAGCAGTGAAGACGCGGCAGGTCAGTCTGGCGACGGGAACCGGGGAGATTATTACGCGCTGTATCCGCGAAGCTGGTTTGTTTACCGAAATGTGTTTCAGGCGGAATTAACCTGTGATCAGTTTTCGCCAATTTGGGCAGAGAACTATCAGGAGACGAGCTACCCGGTGGCAGTGTTTTTATGGACGGCAAAGAATCCGAGCGATCGTCCATTAACGCTCAGCATTATGCTCACCTGGGAAAATATGGTGGGTTGGTTTACCAATGCCTCAAAGTTGCCGGAAGTGAAGGTGCGCGATGATGGTAGCCCGGTCTATGAATATCAGCCGCGTTTAGGAGAAAGCCAGGGAAACTGGAATCGGTGGCTGGGTTCTGGTTGTTTAATGGGCAGGAGAGAAGACGCAGGCAGCCCTGAGGAGGGAGATGGACAGTGGGCGATTTTGACTGATCCAGCTAATGCAGAACTGTTTTATCAGACGCGCTGGAATCCGATCGGGGATGGAGCAGAGATTTGGGAAACGTTTGCTCAAGATGGCTCGCTGGCGAATGTTGCAGATGAAATGCCTGCAGGGGAATCAGAAAGAATTGGGACTGCCGTAGCGCTGCGGTTTACTTTAGCGCCAGGGGAAACGCGCCAAATTCCTTTTGTGCTCGCCTGGGATTTTCCGGTGACGGAATTTGCTGAAGGAGTCACTTATTTTCGTCGCTATACCGATTTCTTTGGTCGCAATGGTCAAAATGCGTCAGCGATCGCCCAAACTGCCTTACAAAACTACGCCCATTGGCAACAGCAGATCCAGCAGTGGCAGCAGCCAATCCTCGATCGCGCCGATTTGCCGGATTGGTTGAAGATGGCACTATTTAATGAACTCTATGATTTGACGGGCGGCGGAACGCTCTGGAGTGCAGCAACCGATCGAGATCCGGTTGGACAATTTGCAGTGCTGGAATGCTTGGACTATCGCTGGTATGAAAGCCTGGATGTGCGGCTCTACGGGTCTTTTGCCCTCTTGCTCCTGTTTCCAGAACTGGATAAAGCGGTTTTACGTGCCTTTGCCCGTGCCATTCCTGCCGCTGATAACACCCCTCGCGTCATTGGCTACTACTATACGCAAGGCGTTGAAAGCCCGATCGCTCAACGAAAAATTGCGAATGCAACACCGCATGATCTAGGTGCACCCAATGAGCATGTTTGGGAGAAAACAAATTACACCAGCTATCAAGACTGTAATCTCTGGAAAGATCTCGGCTCTGATTTTGTGCTGCAAGTCTACCGAGATTTTGTCTTTACCGGACGGACAGATATTCCATTCTTGAAAGAATGCTGGTCAGCAATTACCGCCACGATCGATTACCTGAAAACCTTTGATGAAGATGGTGATGGCATTCCCGAAAATTCTGGCGCACCTGATCAAACCTTTGATGACTGGCGGCTTCAAGGGGTAAGTGCCTACTGTGGTGGCTTGTGGATTGCTGCATTGGAAGCAGCCGTGGCGATCGGGCAGATTTTGGAAGGGGAGGAGAGCCAGAGAGACGGAGAAGCGGGGAATTTAGCTGCCTATGCTCAGTCGATCGCGCTGTACCAAACCTGGTTAGAGCAGGCTCGTCCGCTGTATCAAGAAAAGCTCTGGAATGGGCAATACTATCGCCTTGATAGCGGCAGTGGCTCGGATGTGGTGATGGCGGATCAGCTTTGCGGTCAGTTTTATGCACGGTTGCTAAAATTGCCGGACGTTGTGCCGATCGATTGTGCTCAGGTTGCCTTGAAGACCGTGTATGATGCCTGTTTCATCAATTTTAATCGGTTTGTTACTCAGGCTTTTCCAGGCAAATTTTCTGAGAAATCGGCTGCTGGAATCACTGACTTACTTGGTGCTGCAAATGGAGTTCGACCGGACGGATCGCCAGTAAACCTGAATGACACGCATCCGCTAGAGGTTTGGACAGGGATCAACTTCGGGCTGGCAGCTTTCTTGATTCAAATGGGGCTGCGATCGGAGGCGTTGCAATTAACAGAGGCAGTTGTGCGGCAGATCTATGACAACGGATTGCAGTTTCGTACTCCAGAAGCAATTACAGCAGTTGGCACATTTCGAGCCAGTCACTATCTCCGAGCAATGGCAATTTGGGCAGTTTACTGGATGCTCTCTGATTCGGCAGATTCTGCGGACTGA
- a CDS encoding gamma-glutamylcyclotransferase: MKPLKPQRINLFSSDLAAEPAFYYFAYGSCMCPVDLKRSLGEKTHAYVVGHATLKGYRLGFFRRSRLRNCGVLDIVKDSGSEVEGVLYRLPWRLSDRLDEREDGYQHETIEVNCEGHRYTNVRTYTVIEKLTEEHAPNDWYFNVVLRGAVTCGLPEQYCWQLFSHMHQLQERDRSFLDLRSA, from the coding sequence ATGAAACCGTTAAAGCCGCAGCGAATTAATCTGTTCTCCTCAGACCTTGCAGCCGAACCAGCCTTTTATTACTTTGCTTATGGTTCCTGTATGTGTCCGGTTGATTTGAAGCGTTCTTTAGGCGAAAAAACTCATGCCTATGTGGTTGGTCATGCCACCTTAAAAGGTTACCGTTTGGGCTTTTTTCGGCGATCGCGGCTGCGAAACTGTGGGGTGCTGGATATTGTCAAAGATTCCGGCTCAGAAGTGGAAGGCGTTCTCTATCGGTTGCCTTGGCGATTAAGCGATCGACTGGATGAGCGAGAAGATGGCTATCAGCATGAAACAATTGAAGTGAACTGTGAGGGGCATCGCTATACCAACGTCCGCACCTACACGGTGATTGAAAAGCTAACCGAGGAACACGCGCCCAACGACTGGTATTTCAACGTCGTTCTGAGAGGGGCTGTGACCTGCGGCTTGCCCGAACAATATTGCTGGCAACTCTTCAGCCACATGCACCAACTCCAAGAGCGCGATCGCTCGTTTTTAGATTTGCGATCGGCTTAG